TCGACAGCCATATGACTCGCAGTTGCCGCGCTTCCTCCGTTGCCGATTGTGTAGACTGTCCCGCCGCGTTTCCGGCAGTCTGTTACAGCGTTGGCCGCCGCGTTAAGCTCATCGATATTCAGGCTCTGAAGTATGCGTATCTCCGTGTCAATATATTCCTTCATGTGTTTCCTGTAGTCGGCTATGCTAGTACCTCCTGTGATTTTCCCAGTTCCATGCGTCCCGGAGTATTTCGTGAATCCCGCTGTGAGTCGCTTCCCAGTGAAGAATACTTTTTGCCTTCCCGCTTGAGGCAACAAGGACAGCCGGATCCCCCTCGCGTCGCCCGGCAATCTCATACGGAATATCAAGCCCGCTGACATCATGAAGTGCCTTCACCATTTCGAGAACCGTAAAGCCCTCGCTGCTTCCCAGGTTGAACGCCTCAGATTTTCCGCCGTCATTGAGATACTGCAAGCCGAGAATATGAGCCTCTGCTATGTCGTCAACATGAATGAAATCGCGTATGCAGCTGCCGTCCCTCGTATCATAGTCATTCCCGAAAACCTGAAACGCCCTGCCGTTCATGGCCGCCTTCATCATCACGGGGATTAAATGCGTCTCCGGGTTATGCGCCTCGCCTATGAGTCCGTCCTTTGACGCTCCCGCCGCGCAGAAATATCTGAACGCGCAGAATTTCAGGCCGTATGCCCGCTCATAGTCCGCTAACATTTTCTCGCCGATTAATTTCGTCATACCGTAGGGGTTTATGGGCTTCTGCGGGTGCGACTCGTCCATCGGGGTATATTCAGGCTCACCGAATGTAGAGGCCGACGAGATGAATATTATATGCTTCACTCTGTGTTCAACGCATGAGTCTAACAATGTCTGCATGTTCGTTACGTTGTTTCGGTAATACCTTGCGGGGCGAATCACTGAGTCCGGCACTGACGCGAATGCCGCGAAATGTATAACAGCGTCAAATTTTTCACCGCTCAAAATCCCGTCAACAAAATCCCTGTCGCCGAAATTCCCAGTAACAAGCCTCCCTGAAATTACAGCCTCCCTGTGTCCGTCTGAGAGGTCATCAATTATTACCGTGTCGATTCCTTTCTGTGCTAATAATCTGTTTGTGTGGCTCCCAATATAGCCTGCTCCGCCTGTGATTAGTACTCTCATGCTAATTCCTCCCTTCAAGAATTTTCCGCGCTGAGTCTAATATGTCATCCGCTGATATGTGCCTCATACCGTCAATTTCCGCTGAAGATTTGCCGCCGATTAACACAGTGTTGACACCGTAATTTATTCCGGCCTGCTCGTCAGTTTTCGAGTCTCCGATCATCCATGAACGACTCTTGTCGACCGTAACGCCGTGAGTCTCCTCAAGATATTTCTGCGCCTGTATCAATAGCCCCGGCTTGGGCTTCCGGCAGTCGCAGTTGTCATCATCACCGTGTGGGCAGACAAATATCCCGTCAACAAAGCAATCATTACGCGCAAAATCTTCCGTCATTCGTTCGTGCAGAGCGTCAATATCTTCACGGCTGGCAATCCCCCGTGATATGCACCGCTGATTCGTTACGATAAAAATCTTACAGCCGGATTCGCGCAGGAGTCTCAGTGCCTCATAGACTCCCGGCAAAATCACAAAATCCGGCCATGTCGTAATATACTCGTGCGGCTTTGCGGGCTTGTTGATTACGCCGTCGCGGTCAAGAAATATCATCGGTATTTGTCTCATCAGCTTGAGAAAATTACCCTGCTTCCGTTTTTCGTGAACCTGAAATCCATTCGCCTAAGTCCGAGTGCTTCCTCAACATTCGGCTGTAACCATTCATCGCAGTAGAACAGCAAGAATCCTCCGCCCCCCGCGCCTAAAATTTTTCCTCCGACTGCGCCTGCCTCTAATGCTTTATCATAGTATTCTGAAATTTGCGAGTCTGTTACGTTGGAGGCAAGATTCTTTTTGTACAGCCAGCTTTTGTGCAGCATCATCCCGAACTCCTTTGTGAAGCCCTCTGTCATGAGCCTGTTACGCATTGAGTCGGCTTGAAGTTTCATTTTCACTAAAATTTTGGCCTTGTCGGGAATATTTGCTTTCTGTTCGCTGAGAATATTGTCTGCACTCCGGGTTATTCCCGTGTAGAAGAACATCAATTTGCTTGACATCATGCGCCTGTCTGAGTCGCTGAGGACGATTTGAGTCCGCGAGACAGTGCCGTCCGGGTTGAACGCAAAATGATTTAGTCCGCCGAAAGCCGCCGCGTATTGATCCTGCTTGCCGATTGGGTGTCCGAGAATGTCAATCTCGATCTGACATGCTTTCTCGGCCATCTCTGCCGGGGATAATACCCTTCCCGCGTAAGTGTAAAGCGCGTTGAGGAGTCCTACGGTGAATGTGCTTGACGAACCCAGCCCCGTCCCGGCGGGAATGTCGGCTATTGATGTGATTTCGATCCCGCCTTTTATCCCTGCCATCTTTAGGGCTGCCTTGGCGATTTCGTGATTCAGTTCGTCAACCGTATCAACAATTTCTGTTTTCGAGTAGCTGATACGAATCTTGCTGTCGAATTTCGGATTTACCGTGATATACATATACTTGTTTATTGCTGACGACACAACCGCGCCGCCGCCGTGATTGGCGTAGAAGTCCGCTATGTCAGTCCCTCCGCCTGTGAAACTGGCCCGCAGGGGTGTTTTTGTGATTATCATTGCGCTAATGTCTCCATTCGTTTTGGGCTTTGCTGTAATTTTCGGGTGTTCCGATGTCGATAAGGTAGCCTGTTATTTCATGGCCGAACATTTTTCCCGTAAGCAGGGGCAGTACGTCATTCCCGAAATCTAGCGGGGACTTGTCCGGGAATATGTCAAAAATTTTCCGGCTTGCGATATATATTCCTGCGTTGGCCAAATTGCTTTTGGGACTCTTGGGCTTCTCGGTGAACTCCGTTATTCTCATGCCGTCATCAAGCGCAGCTATTCCGCACTGCTCCGGGTGGTTTGCTCTGAACAGTGCCATAGAGAGAATGCCGCCGCGGGGAACGCAAATATTTCTGTGGAAGTCCTGAAAGTCTGTGAGATTTACGTTCGTCAAATTATCCGCGTAAGCAATCATGAAATCTTCTTCCCCGTCAACAAAATCCCGGTTATCTCTGACCGTACCGCCTGAACCTTTGAGAGTCGGCTCGTATGTTTCGTGAAAAGTTACGCCGCTTTGTGATGAATTGTACTTTGTGAGAAATTCTGCTACGG
This is a stretch of genomic DNA from Synergistaceae bacterium. It encodes these proteins:
- the galE gene encoding UDP-glucose 4-epimerase GalE, with translation MRVLITGGAGYIGSHTNRLLAQKGIDTVIIDDLSDGHREAVISGRLVTGNFGDRDFVDGILSGEKFDAVIHFAAFASVPDSVIRPARYYRNNVTNMQTLLDSCVEHRVKHIIFISSASTFGEPEYTPMDESHPQKPINPYGMTKLIGEKMLADYERAYGLKFCAFRYFCAAGASKDGLIGEAHNPETHLIPVMMKAAMNGRAFQVFGNDYDTRDGSCIRDFIHVDDIAEAHILGLQYLNDGGKSEAFNLGSSEGFTVLEMVKALHDVSGLDIPYEIAGRREGDPAVLVASSGKAKSILHWEATHSGIHEILRDAWNWENHRRY
- a CDS encoding HAD family hydrolase, whose protein sequence is MRQIPMIFLDRDGVINKPAKPHEYITTWPDFVILPGVYEALRLLRESGCKIFIVTNQRCISRGIASREDIDALHERMTEDFARNDCFVDGIFVCPHGDDDNCDCRKPKPGLLIQAQKYLEETHGVTVDKSRSWMIGDSKTDEQAGINYGVNTVLIGGKSSAEIDGMRHISADDILDSARKILEGRN
- a CDS encoding nucleotidyltransferase family protein, translating into MKAFLLAAGLGTRLRPLTLTLPKCLVPIHDKPLLQWWAELFNSHGIHDVTINTHYLREPVAEFLTKYNSSQSGVTFHETYEPTLKGSGGTVRDNRDFVDGEEDFMIAYADNLTNVNLTDFQDFHRNICVPRGGILSMALFRANHPEQCGIAALDDGMRITEFTEKPKSPKSNLANAGIYIASRKIFDIFPDKSPLDFGNDVLPLLTGKMFGHEITGYLIDIGTPENYSKAQNEWRH
- a CDS encoding GHMP kinase, whose product is MIITKTPLRASFTGGGTDIADFYANHGGGAVVSSAINKYMYITVNPKFDSKIRISYSKTEIVDTVDELNHEIAKAALKMAGIKGGIEITSIADIPAGTGLGSSSTFTVGLLNALYTYAGRVLSPAEMAEKACQIEIDILGHPIGKQDQYAAAFGGLNHFAFNPDGTVSRTQIVLSDSDRRMMSSKLMFFYTGITRSADNILSEQKANIPDKAKILVKMKLQADSMRNRLMTEGFTKEFGMMLHKSWLYKKNLASNVTDSQISEYYDKALEAGAVGGKILGAGGGGFLLFYCDEWLQPNVEEALGLRRMDFRFTKNGSRVIFSS